In the genome of Methylotenera mobilis JLW8, the window ATTCGCACCAAAATACAACGCTATTGCGAAACCAACTACTGCGAACATCAGACAAATACCCAGAAACTTTGCCACACTATATTGAAGCCCTGACTGTAAAAGTGCTTTATCTAGCTGTTGTATCCGTGGCACTTGTTGCAACATACTGGCAACACCTGGTGTATTGGCAAGCATGCGTTGTTTAACTAAGGTGCTTTCGTGCTCTTTGCCAAGCGTCATTGCCTCTAAGCGTCTTTCAATGCGTTTTGCTTCTGGCCCCTTGTAAGCGTTCCAAGCCAAGTACGCGCCTTCTAAAAATAGCACTACCGCCAAAAACGCTAATATTGCAAATAAATAGTAGAGATAGTCCATATTAAGCTCCTACTCATACAGTTTTGTCGGGTCGAACAGGTTGTCAGAAATTTGCACACCATGCACCCGCAAACGCTCAATGAATTTTGGCCGTATACCTGTCGCTTTAAAATGGCCTTGCACCACCCCTTTTTCAGACACACCAGTTTGCTCGTAAACAAAAATATCCTGCATGGTAATCACTTCACTTTCCATGCCGGTAATTTCTTTCACACTGGTAACCTTACGCTGACCATCGCTCAATCTGGTGATGTGAATAACGGCAGTCAGCGCAGAGCTAATTTGCTCGCGCATCGCTTTGGTTGGCAGGTTAAACCCAGCCATCCCCATCATGTTCTCCAAACGAGTTAAAGCATCACGTGGCGTGTTGGCGTGTACAGTCGCCATTGAGCCTTCATGGCCGGTATTCATCGCCTGCAACATATCTACCACTTCGGGGCCACGCACCTCACCGACGATAATACGGTCAGGACGCATCCGCAAACTGTTTCTCACCAGCATACGTGGTGTTACTTCACCTTTACCTTCAATGTTGGGGGGGCGAATCTCTAAGCGCACGACATGTGGCTGTTGCAGTTGTAACTCAGCCGCATCTTCAATGGTGATAATGCGTTCAGTTTCTGGAATATAGCCAGACAGCACATTAAGCAAGGTTGTTTTACCTGTACCAGTACCACCAGAGATCAAGATGTTCACTTTAGCTTTGACTAAACCCTCAAGCACCTCTGCCATTTCTGGTGTGAGGCTTCTGTTGCGTAACAGGTCGTTCATCATCAATGGTGTGATTGCAAAACGACGAATCGAAAGAATCGCACCATCTACCGCCAAAGGCGGAATCACTGCGTTCACACGAGAGCCATCTGGTAAGCGTGCATCGACCATCGGGCTAGATTCATCCACCCGCCGCCCCACGCCTGAAACAATCTTATCGATAATTTTCAGTAAGTGTGCCTCGCTTTCAAAACGGACATCACTCAGTTCCAGCTTACCTTTGCGTTCAATGTAAATCTGGTTATAAGTGTTAACTAATATGTCGGAGATAGTTGGATCAACCATCAAAATTTCCAACGGCCCTAACCCAAGTACTTCATGTTGGATATCACGCACTAGATTCATGCGCTCTATATCATTAATGGCCACAGCCTCTTCTGTAAGCAGCCGCTCCACTAGCGTTTTAAGCTCGGCCGTTAGCAGCTCGGGTGGCATGTTTTCCATCATAGAAAGGTCAACGCGATCAAGCAGCTTACGATGAATTCTTGACCTCAACTCCTGATACATTTTATTACCCATCAAACCATCGGTCTGGTTGCCCTGCGGTTCCAACACCGCATCTTTTTTTACATCTTCTAATCGATCACGTAATGACATAATTAAATTCCTTCCTTAATTCAGCATTTATTCTTATCAACATCCCGTCAATCGTGCATGCCGCAACCTCGTTCAAAGTGATGCATGATGTAGTAAATTGTCTAGCCAGCCAGACTTTTTGGCTTTAGAAACTTCGACTAAGCTTTCTGCAACCTCCTGTAAAGCTTTAGTCACAGCATCATGCTTAGCTATTTTTAAGATAGGAACTCCTTGGTTAACAGATGCAGATACTGCTAAATAGCTGTTCGGTATGGTTTTATAGACTTTCATACCTAGCGCGGTTTCTACATCAATTAATCGGATATCACCACCTTTTTCATGCCGATTAAGCATGATATTAATTTTTTCTTTTGCATAACCCAGTGAGTGAAAAGCATGTAGTAGCCGTTTTGAATCACGGATAAAAGGCAATGTTTCTTGCAATACGATAAATATCAAATCTGCATAATCTAATGCTTTAACCCCAGTGGCATTCAACGTTCTACCTATATCCATTACAACAAAGTCAAACTCTGACGTTGTCAATTTAAGTAACGCATCAATATGTTCTGGCTTCACATCTTGTGCTGACTCAGCATCTTCTGGTGCAGCCAACACACTAAAGTTTGGCAAAATATGTACCATAGAAGATTTAAGAAATGAAGCATCTAAGCGCCTGATATTCTTGGCTACATCTGCGAGCGTATTGGATGGAACATGATCATTAACAAACAATACAGCATCACCAAACTGTAAATTTAAATCGAGCAATGCCACTTTAACGTTGCTGGTTTCAGCCAAAATATAAGCTAGATTACACGCTAGAAAAGTAGCCCCACTCCCCCCTTTACTGCCAACAAATGCAATAACCTTACCTTTTTTGTTTTTTTGTGAAGATTGACTAAGCTTAAGCTCAACCCTATTCACAGCCGCTTGTAAATCACTGGTCTGCAACGGCAGACTAAGTACATCTTTCACCCCGCTGCGCATTGCAGTCATTAAAAACTCTGATGATGCATTTTGCGATAAAAGGATAATAGCCATATGATTAGAGCGAAGACTGATGCCCTCTAAAATACTAAGGTTGCCGTTCTCTACACAAATACTGTCAATAATCATTAGGTCTGGGCGCTCAACCTCTACCATTTGCCCTAAATTACTAAACCCATCTCCAAAGACCAAGGCGTGTTTAGACGAATCTATCCCCTTAATGCTTAGTAGAACCTCTTCTCGCAACACCTTGTTAGGCGAAATCACTATTATTTTCATTTTTCTGCCGCCATTCTTATTTTATGAACCGGTATAACCTAAACTCTCAGCTGGCATCGTGACTGTAGATGCCGGAATCGGCAAATTCAGAAACGGAAACAGCCCAACCATTGGTGCATAATTTGCGCCAATAATAGAAACCTGTACTAATGCAATACAGCCTGCTGGACCTGTTAAGCAAGCCGAAATATTGTCTGAGGCACTTAAAGGAAATGGGCTAGGCACAGCACCACTGGCGGTCAAATATTGAATATCAATATTAGCTGCCGTAATCTCCGCACCGGCTGGTACTGATGCGCCACCAAAGAGTGCCAATATTTTTGCTGGACTAGTGTTGGAGTTATCCACCCATCTAACCACTGCCTCACGTGCTGCATGACGCGTCACCTCCTGCACGGTGTTATAGACATAAAACAGACGCCCAAACTCCAAAATGCCAAACA includes:
- a CDS encoding CpaF family protein translates to MSLRDRLEDVKKDAVLEPQGNQTDGLMGNKMYQELRSRIHRKLLDRVDLSMMENMPPELLTAELKTLVERLLTEEAVAINDIERMNLVRDIQHEVLGLGPLEILMVDPTISDILVNTYNQIYIERKGKLELSDVRFESEAHLLKIIDKIVSGVGRRVDESSPMVDARLPDGSRVNAVIPPLAVDGAILSIRRFAITPLMMNDLLRNRSLTPEMAEVLEGLVKAKVNILISGGTGTGKTTLLNVLSGYIPETERIITIEDAAELQLQQPHVVRLEIRPPNIEGKGEVTPRMLVRNSLRMRPDRIIVGEVRGPEVVDMLQAMNTGHEGSMATVHANTPRDALTRLENMMGMAGFNLPTKAMREQISSALTAVIHITRLSDGQRKVTSVKEITGMESEVITMQDIFVYEQTGVSEKGVVQGHFKATGIRPKFIERLRVHGVQISDNLFDPTKLYE
- a CDS encoding AAA family ATPase, with translation MKIIVISPNKVLREEVLLSIKGIDSSKHALVFGDGFSNLGQMVEVERPDLMIIDSICVENGNLSILEGISLRSNHMAIILLSQNASSEFLMTAMRSGVKDVLSLPLQTSDLQAAVNRVELKLSQSSQKNKKGKVIAFVGSKGGSGATFLACNLAYILAETSNVKVALLDLNLQFGDAVLFVNDHVPSNTLADVAKNIRRLDASFLKSSMVHILPNFSVLAAPEDAESAQDVKPEHIDALLKLTTSEFDFVVMDIGRTLNATGVKALDYADLIFIVLQETLPFIRDSKRLLHAFHSLGYAKEKINIMLNRHEKGGDIRLIDVETALGMKVYKTIPNSYLAVSASVNQGVPILKIAKHDAVTKALQEVAESLVEVSKAKKSGWLDNLLHHASL
- a CDS encoding TadE/TadG family type IV pilus assembly protein, which translates into the protein MMKSYSKRQRQQGAAAVEFAIIALLLFTILFGILEFGRLFYVYNTVQEVTRHAAREAVVRWVDNSNTSPAKILALFGGASVPAGAEITAANIDIQYLTASGAVPSPFPLSASDNISACLTGPAGCIALVQVSIIGANYAPMVGLFPFLNLPIPASTVTMPAESLGYTGS